In Vibrio pomeroyi, the genomic window TACTTAAGCCGACAAATTGGCTGTCAGTATCTTGCAATACCGTGCCGACTTGCTCGGTATAGTCGTGCATTGAAAACTCAGAGATGTTCTTGCCGTTGATCTCTAAAGAGCCGGAAACCTCACCTTTAATCGCGTGAGGGATTAGACCATTAAGACACTGACCTAGGGTAGATTTACCACTACCACTTGGTCCAATAATGACGATTTTCTCTCCTTTCTCTATCCTTAGATTGATATTTTTTAGCGTCGGTTTATCCAGCGACTCATATCTAAAAGAGAAGTTCGAAAATGCTATAGTCATTATCGCTTATGCCTCAGTCAGGTTGCGGCTTTGTTTGTTACGCTTAGCGACTGATTTTAGGATCAGGAAGCCAACAACAGCGATCAGAACGGTATTACCCGCTGCGATGATAGACAGTTGAGTGAAGACTTTAGTAAACGGTTCTGCGTATAAGATGGTATCTAGGAATGCAGAACAGCCGTAGCCGACAACATTACCTGCGAGAGCCAGTACGACAAATAGCGCAAAATCTTTCATTGGCAGTTCGCCTTGTTGAAGACGGTTTTTAGTCATCATAGGGAATAGACCAATAACCATGCCCACGATACCTGAGCCTAGTACCCAAGTTAACCATACGCCCCAACCTGCGAATAAGTCTGTTACCCAGTGGCCAATGAAGCCTACCAAGAAGCCTACAATTGGGCCGAACAAAACAGAAAACAGTGCTAGAACTGCCATTGCTGGTTTCAATGTCGTGTTCGCAAACACTGGGACACCAAACATAGGTAAACCACCAATGCCGTACAGTGCCGCGCCAATGGCGATAACGACGACTGTTTTAGCTGAAAAGTTCATAGATAACCTCGAATACTGAAAGATAAAACGTGATAAAGAACGAATATTCGCCATTATTAATATGCGTCTCAATGAGAACGTTTTTTGGGCAAATATAAAAAATAAGGCGCGCATTATACAGTAGAACACTTCCATAAGGGAAGGTAAGTGTCTAGATGTCTAAAATTCCATCTGAACACGTAAATATGATGAAAAATACGGAAATTTACGGTTAATCAAGCAACAAAAAAGCCAGAGCGGATCTGGCTTTTTCATTCATATTAACAATGCGTTAGTTCTATTTTAGGGCTAAGCATCGCTAATTTCTTGGTTTAGCTGACGGTAACTTAGTGATCTAGGTATAGATAGTTCTGCCAGCTCTTCATACGAATAAGCACTTTACGCATGATAGACACGTGAGTGAAGCTGTCAGAATAAACCGAAACCTCAACCGCAGTGCCCATAGGTAGATGGTATTCAGATAGGTCATCTGTGATGGTTAACTTAACAAACACGCGACCACTGGTACGCAGAGCATCAGTACCTAGTAAAGCACCTCGAGCTTGGAATTGGCTCTCACCAATTGCAGGCAATACTTCATCAATACGGCCTTTAAACACTTTGCCAGGCAGAGCTCTGAATAAGAACTCAGCTTCAAACCCTGGTTGCAGACGCTGCAATGAGTTCTGTCTAAAGGCTGCGGTGTAGAACTGAGCTTCGGTGTGAACAAACGTCATCACTGGCGCTAGTGGAAGTGGTACTGCCATGACTCCTGGGCGAAGAGCCAATTGCGTCACGTAACCATCCGTTGGCGCACGAACGATAGTTTGGTCTAAGTCAAATTGGGCTTTGCGTAAATCGGCAAGTAAACCTGCAACGGCTGTGTTTTCGCCACCAATTTCTGAGTTAAGTGCGATTTGAGCTTGTTGTTGATTCGCCTCAGCAACTTTCACTGCAGCTTCCGCACCTTTGTACGCTTGTCGACGAGTATCGAGTTGTTGTTCGGTGAAGGCGCCACTTTCAAAGCCACGTTTGTATCGAGAGAATTCACGCTGTGCTTTGTCTCGTTCTGCAATCGCTTTTATTTTGGCGGCTTCAGCTTCGCCAACTTGAGATTCTAGGCCTAGAGCGCCTTGGCTTGCTTCTTTAACTTGCGCTTCCAGTTTTGCAACGGCTGCTTCAAAAGGGATAGGATCGATCTTGAAAAGGATATCGCCTTTCTGAAGAGGCTTATTCGCTTCAACCGGTACTTCAATTACTTTACCGCGTACACCAGAAACAATCGGTGTCGTTGAGTAAACTTGGTTACCGATCTGTGTGAAAGGGTGGTTATAGTTCATCAAAAGGATCAATGTACCTATGATGATGACGCCGCCAAGTACCGCAGTTGGAACCGTCCATTTATTTAGCGGAATGTTGAACACCTTGAAGATGGTGATACAAAGTGCCGCATAGGTCATTATCAGCAGTAAATCCATTACTTAACCTCCTGATCTTGAGCGTTATTCTGATCTTTATTTTGCTCCGCTTTAACGGAATCGGCTTGTTTGAGTTGTGCGATTTCTTGCTGAAGGGTGCTAACTTGGTCGATTAAGGCGTCAACACGGTGGTGAATATCGTGCTGCTCTTCTTCGAGTTTTGCGAAGCCCCAGCCGCGATCTTTGCGCCATAGCGTCGCCCAAATCCAAAGGAATGGCCAGATAGTGTGTAAGGTGAATAGGCTAACCCAGCCTGAGACATGAATAGCATCTTGATGAGGGTGATTGCGTTCTTTCGCAATTTCATAGGGAATATCGTGAATAACGATGATGCCGTAAAAGATTACTAATGCTACGAAAATAAGTAGACCGAGCGCAAAGTAGTCTAAAAACATAACAGATCCTTGTAATGTTAGATATTAGTTATAAATATACTACGCTATCATCCAAGTAATTGTTATCGAAATGATTTACCGAGTTACAAATAATGTGTTTTCGCTTCTAATGTGAACGATATTATTGCTGCATCTTATAAAATCGTCATCCTGTTTGGAGAGGTTTCTTTTGTGCTCTTGTTTGGCATTCAAATAAAGCGATGACTGGAGTAATGTTAGTGGATGCACATAACCCCAAGGATAAATACAAATGTATATAGGTGAAATAGCGGCGATTGGAGCGGCTATCGTGTGGGCGTGTGCAACTTGGATTTATGGGCAGTTTGGCCATCGTTTCTCTGCAATGCAGCTCAATATTATTAAGGGTGTGGTGGCTTCAGGCATGATGTTGCTGGTGATGCCTCTTGTCCCAATGCCTGAGTTTAAACTCAGCGCCAGTCACTTTTGGATATTGGCCATTTCAGGAGTTATTGGCATTGCCATTGGAGACAGCGCTTATTTTGCAGCCTTGAAAAGAATTGGTGCGAACAAAACCTTGTTGCTTGAGTCTTTGGCTCCTCCACTCTCTGGTGTGCTCGCCTTGATGTTCCTTGGCGCAGCCTTGACCCTGCAAAGCTGGTTAGGTGTTGTCATCACGACGCTCGCCGTCACTTTTGTTGTGTTTCAACCCTCTAAACCGACCAATGGCGAATCGAGTGACAAGGCGCAGTGGGGAGGTATTGGTTATGGGCTTGTGGCGAGTGTATGTCAGGCTTCGGGCGTGGTGATTTCCCACTATGCGTTAGTCGCGGGTGATATCCCGCCATTGTTAGGCGCCTTGATTCGTCTGACGATTGGTGTTTTTGCCGTGATGCTGATTATTCCATTTATTGAGAAGAAGCCATATTCGTCAATAAAAAGAGATTTATGGGCGATGACCAAGCTCGACAAGCTCTGGCTTTTAGGGGCAATCTTTGTCGGGACGTTTCTCGCGTTATGGCTGCAGCAAGTAGCATTGAAAAATGCCAACCCAGCGATTGCTCAAACATTGATAGCGACCAGTCCGGTCTTTATTTTGGTGATTTACGCGCTTAAAGGAGAGAAGGTGTCGAAGCAAAGTATCATCGGCACACTTGCGGCGTTAGGTGGAATATCTCTGTTTTTCTATCAATAGATCAGCCTGTTATCGATAGCTTAGATTGGATCTGCGACTTTTAATGGTGAGTAAGTAAAGAGCATGCTCTGCACTTACTCTAATCTTACTTACCTACTCAGTGCAAACCTGGTTACGGCCGTTGGCTTTGGCTCGATATAGCGCTTTATCTGCTCGGTAGAAAGTACGCTGAGTATTCTCTCCCTCGCGGTGCAGAGTGATACCAATACTGACGGTCAGGCCACGCTCTCCCAGTATCTCATGCCAACCAAATTGGAAGATGCGCTCTCGATAGTTTTCTGAGTGCATCTCCGCCTTAGCAAGATTGGTATTTTCTAGGATTACTAAGAACTCTTCGCCACCAAATCGGACACACGAAGCACCTCTGAACTTAAAGTAAGAACGCAGCTCTTGAGACACGCTGACAATCGCTTTATCGCCGACTAAATGGCTCAGTTCATCGTTAATCGATTTAAAGTGGTCAATGTCGACAACCATTAATGCAAACGAGGTCTCGTGTAATAGCATGTCTTTTAGTTTCACATCTAACCAGCGACGGTTATGTAAACCAGTCAGCGGGTCGGTGAACACATCTTGTTGTAGCTGAGCCACGGCATTTTTGTGTTGCTCTGTGGTCTCTTTCAGCTCTCGGTTCTCTTGTTCAGAGAGAATGAGCTTGAGTTGCAGTTCGAATCGAGACAGGCGGCGAAGCTGACTTGCACCAAGTTCACTGATAGGGATCTGTTTCATCAGGTCCGTTTCAATTCGGTAGCCTCTCTTCTCATAGCTCAGTGCTTCTTGAAAGCGTCCTTGATTCATACACACGTCGCTTAACGAGTCATAGAAACGCTTAGCAAGTACGGGAGATGAATAAGCTTTTACACGTTTGTCAGTACTCGACAAGATCATGCTTGCGTACTCTTGCTTGCCAGTTGCGCTCAGGCAGTGGGCTAATTCGAGTCGAGTCATGGTTGCTAACCAACTTGCTTGTGTATTGTTGGCTGAATACTGAACCTTAGATAGGCAACGTAGCGCTTCGTTGTATTTCTTCTTAGCACGCAGCACCTTTGCTTGATAAAGCAAGATTTGAGCGGTAAGCAACTTGTCACTGACCAAAATACTCAGTTCTTCGCACTCATTCAGTAAATCACTGGCTGCGGTAATTCGGTTGAGCAATAACAGACTTGCCACCATATACAGCTTGAACTTGAGGCGAAGTGAGCGACTACTTATCGCATGGTCGATGCTGTTGATTTTCTGATAATAACGTAGAGCTCTACCGTGATCACCGTAGGCATCACATAGGTTGCCCATACCCAAAATCGCCATCACGTATTCATCGATGTAGCCGTGCTCTACAGCGATTGATGAAGAACTGACGAACTCATTGAGCGCTGAGGTGTAATCACCAATTTCGACTAAGCGATCACTTAGGCTGGTTTTGACTGTCAGAATGTCTTCTATATCAGCAGGTAAGTGGAGTAGGTCGAGTGCCAACCTTAGCTCTTCGATGCTGGTTTGATTCTGTTGTAACTCAGTGCGGTATTCCGAGCTGATGATGTAGCAGTGCGCTTGCTCTGTTTTGGTCGTCGATACGTGCTGACGAATGTGATCCCAGAATATGATCGCCTCTTCACCCGATACCGATGAAGGGTCCAAACCAGCGTCTGTGATCTTACTTAATAGCGTTTCCATTAATCAGTTACCTCGGCATCGTCTTCTTCTAGTTGTTCAAGAGTGAAAGGGAACGTCAAAATGTCATTGAGGCTGACAGTCGGTTTGGAACCTTTTAATCCCTTTCTATGCCATGGATAGATATCAAGCATGGTGCTCAGCGTTTGGAAGGTTTGTTCAGCGGCTTCACCTTTTTCGGATAGCATAAGCGCGACACGTTCTGAGCTCAGTCTGGAGATGAAATCGTTCTGGTTACACAAGGCATGAGCAATCTCAGTACAGACATCTAAGTAATCAGTATCGACGTGTTGGAACATGATGATGCTGTGGTTTGAACGTTTAAGTTCTGTTTTGAAAAGTACCAGTTGTTCCCACCAAAAGGTTTCGGAAACCACATAAGATAGGTGCTTTTCTGGGTCGTATTCGTGCTGGCCACGAATGCGATTAATGAGTTTTCTGGCTCTCTGTTCAAGTTGGCGCTTTGAACTGCGCGCTTTATCTAAACCGACGCGAGTGGTTTGCTCTCGAAGCATACCGATAGAATATTGACGGTACTTTTTAAAGGCGATTAACGCGGCTTTGAAATCTTGGTTCTCTTCTGCGACTAAAGATTGTTGGTAACAAATCTGACTGAGCAGTTCACCATTGTCGAATTCGTTTGCTGACTCTTCCGCGAGCCTAAGCAGTTCGGCTGCTTGTTCTGGTCTTTTTCTTAGCAGTTCTAGACGAGCTCGGCTGATGTAAGAGTGGGCCTTCATCCATATAAGGTTATGTTCGACAGCTAACTTATGTGCCTTGGCTGTGGCACGCTCTGCATCATCTAAACGCTCAAGGCCAAGTAGGGCTAGGCCTCTGAAATCCCAGACTTCTGCATGCCAGGTATTATCTTTATGTTCTTTTAATGCTTCTTCTGCGCCGTCGAGTACCGACAGCATTTCAACATAGTTGTTGAGCAGGTAGTAATCCCACGCGAGCAGTATTCTTGCTTTGCCTTCTAACCAACCGATGCGACTGTTGTTCGCGACTTTTACGGCAAGTTGGTGGGTCGAGCGGGCTAGCTTATATTCATGGGTCATTCGCCAAATGTTGCCGAGGCCAATCAGGCATTCGATCTGTATTTCAACTTCATCAACCAGTGCTGACTGCTCTAAAGCATTGATCCAGAACTGTTGTGCAGAGTAATACTTGGCTTGTCCCCAGAATTGGAGCGCGTGTAAGTGGAGGATTTCAGGGAGAAAAAGATCGGTGTCTAATCGGCTTTGTCGCTTATAGGCTTCTTTGATGTATTTTAAACCTTTCTGGTAATCCATCAGGTTCCAACAACATCTTGCCATTAACATCAGCGACTGGATCGCGCCCTCTTCAAACAGAACTTGCTCAGATCTGACGAGGCATTGTTGCGCGATCTCAAGGATCACCAATGGTTCAGAGTCGACGCGAGTTTTGAGTTGTTCTAGTTCTGTTTCAAGAAGGTACTGATTTTTGTCCAAGGCTTAGATCCATAATTACCGAACATATTGATAACACAATCATTATAAGAGTGTGATTTAGGATAAGCACCAATTATCTTTCGTAGAGCGTCAAAGGAACATCTATCTTTTCCATTTATGGGTGTTACCTCATGTTGTTACTTTAAAATCAATGAGTTCCCGAATAATAAACTAGATGCTCTGTTTCTATGAAAGCAGTTGCTTTAGGGTCAATGGCTGTTCTGCTACACCTAAGCGTTGCGCTGCCGTGAGCCCTTGCTTATCTTGGTAGCACAGATTGTGCCAAGCTCTAAATATGTCGAGTAATGGAAGAATGCCCCCAGGACGAAGCTTACGTCTAGGTTCATTGATAAAGCTATCAAATAACAGCTGGAAACGCTGTTGATAGAACTTAGTTTGTTGAATTGAGGCGGTATTAAACCACTGTTTTGGTTCTGGATTGTTACCCGTTAGATAGCAAATACCTTTCTGGTTATCACCTTGGTTGGCAATAGCCCAACGATCGCGCCACCAACTCATATGAACGATGTCGATCTTTTCAAAACTTTGTTCGTCTTGCCAACCTGGATCTTCTTCCACATACATAAGGTCAATATTTTGACTCTGTATACGCGGCAAACATACGCTCAGGGCGGCAGATCTTAGTAATGGATCTTGTGGCATATAGATCGCAACGTGCTTGTTCTCATCACACATATCAAGGACATGCAGGAAGTGAGCATAAGACGTATAAGGCGGTCGAATGAGCGCCCCTTTTGAAGGGTAGCTAAACGTTGTGAGGTTACCCATAGGGTCTTCAACATTGCCTCTTGCCAGAATCACTTGGTATTGCTGTTCAATACGCTCTTTTAGTTTGTCTGACGGTTGAGGAAGCTCAAGGTTCGCCTCTGAAGAGTGCTCTTTGGATACGAAGCGCGCCACATCATCATAAGGGTTGTGATCAACATTCCCTGACGGCTCTTCATTTTGTGAGTAATTCACGTGTTGGCAAAGGATATAGCCAGAATGCGCCTCACCCGTCGCTATCCAAACCACACCGTTGTTACTTTGTGGTTGTAAGCGCTGATAATGGGAAGCAAATTGATAGTCTTTGGCATGATTAACCCATCGTGCATCGATCATCGCTAATTTGCGACGGCATCGGCTGGCGATATGGTCAACATGGTCATAGAAAGTCTTTGGGTTGATCTCTAATTTTCTACAGATTTCACGTACGGAATAGCCCATGAACAATAAGCCCATGAGGTTCTCTTGAAACTGGAGTTTTTTATTGGATCCAGACCACTTATCAACGAAGGTTGATTGGCAGTCTTTGCATCGATAACGCTGCCTGTCGCCACTGTAGCCGAAGGCATGATAAAGATGTTTATGAGTATGAACCGATAAGCCGAAGTTACCGCAATCATCATTACGACAGGCAGGGAGCCCATCGCTGTGAAGTTGTCTTAGGCGATGAAGTTCGCTTAACACTTCACGATTGTTAAGTAAGGGGGGGAAAGCTCCACATTCACGACAAACCATCGCTGGACGCTTAGGGTTAGCGTGTTGCAAAACATACCGTTTTGCATCG contains:
- a CDS encoding ECF-type riboflavin transporter substrate-binding protein; this encodes MNFSAKTVVVIAIGAALYGIGGLPMFGVPVFANTTLKPAMAVLALFSVLFGPIVGFLVGFIGHWVTDLFAGWGVWLTWVLGSGIVGMVIGLFPMMTKNRLQQGELPMKDFALFVVLALAGNVVGYGCSAFLDTILYAEPFTKVFTQLSIIAAGNTVLIAVVGFLILKSVAKRNKQSRNLTEA
- a CDS encoding HlyD family secretion protein; translation: MDLLLIMTYAALCITIFKVFNIPLNKWTVPTAVLGGVIIIGTLILLMNYNHPFTQIGNQVYSTTPIVSGVRGKVIEVPVEANKPLQKGDILFKIDPIPFEAAVAKLEAQVKEASQGALGLESQVGEAEAAKIKAIAERDKAQREFSRYKRGFESGAFTEQQLDTRRQAYKGAEAAVKVAEANQQQAQIALNSEIGGENTAVAGLLADLRKAQFDLDQTIVRAPTDGYVTQLALRPGVMAVPLPLAPVMTFVHTEAQFYTAAFRQNSLQRLQPGFEAEFLFRALPGKVFKGRIDEVLPAIGESQFQARGALLGTDALRTSGRVFVKLTITDDLSEYHLPMGTAVEVSVYSDSFTHVSIMRKVLIRMKSWQNYLYLDH
- a CDS encoding DUF3302 domain-containing protein, which gives rise to MFLDYFALGLLIFVALVIFYGIIVIHDIPYEIAKERNHPHQDAIHVSGWVSLFTLHTIWPFLWIWATLWRKDRGWGFAKLEEEQHDIHHRVDALIDQVSTLQQEIAQLKQADSVKAEQNKDQNNAQDQEVK
- a CDS encoding DMT family transporter; translated protein: MYIGEIAAIGAAIVWACATWIYGQFGHRFSAMQLNIIKGVVASGMMLLVMPLVPMPEFKLSASHFWILAISGVIGIAIGDSAYFAALKRIGANKTLLLESLAPPLSGVLALMFLGAALTLQSWLGVVITTLAVTFVVFQPSKPTNGESSDKAQWGGIGYGLVASVCQASGVVISHYALVAGDIPPLLGALIRLTIGVFAVMLIIPFIEKKPYSSIKRDLWAMTKLDKLWLLGAIFVGTFLALWLQQVALKNANPAIAQTLIATSPVFILVIYALKGEKVSKQSIIGTLAALGGISLFFYQ
- a CDS encoding GGDEF domain-containing protein, encoding METLLSKITDAGLDPSSVSGEEAIIFWDHIRQHVSTTKTEQAHCYIISSEYRTELQQNQTSIEELRLALDLLHLPADIEDILTVKTSLSDRLVEIGDYTSALNEFVSSSSIAVEHGYIDEYVMAILGMGNLCDAYGDHGRALRYYQKINSIDHAISSRSLRLKFKLYMVASLLLLNRITAASDLLNECEELSILVSDKLLTAQILLYQAKVLRAKKKYNEALRCLSKVQYSANNTQASWLATMTRLELAHCLSATGKQEYASMILSSTDKRVKAYSSPVLAKRFYDSLSDVCMNQGRFQEALSYEKRGYRIETDLMKQIPISELGASQLRRLSRFELQLKLILSEQENRELKETTEQHKNAVAQLQQDVFTDPLTGLHNRRWLDVKLKDMLLHETSFALMVVDIDHFKSINDELSHLVGDKAIVSVSQELRSYFKFRGASCVRFGGEEFLVILENTNLAKAEMHSENYRERIFQFGWHEILGERGLTVSIGITLHREGENTQRTFYRADKALYRAKANGRNQVCTE
- a CDS encoding lactate dehydrogenase codes for the protein MSNDKLPKDADGLQLNFCKTLACDNFGLSDAKRYVLQHANPKRPAMVCRECGAFPPLLNNREVLSELHRLRQLHSDGLPACRNDDCGNFGLSVHTHKHLYHAFGYSGDRQRYRCKDCQSTFVDKWSGSNKKLQFQENLMGLLFMGYSVREICRKLEINPKTFYDHVDHIASRCRRKLAMIDARWVNHAKDYQFASHYQRLQPQSNNGVVWIATGEAHSGYILCQHVNYSQNEEPSGNVDHNPYDDVARFVSKEHSSEANLELPQPSDKLKERIEQQYQVILARGNVEDPMGNLTTFSYPSKGALIRPPYTSYAHFLHVLDMCDENKHVAIYMPQDPLLRSAALSVCLPRIQSQNIDLMYVEEDPGWQDEQSFEKIDIVHMSWWRDRWAIANQGDNQKGICYLTGNNPEPKQWFNTASIQQTKFYQQRFQLLFDSFINEPRRKLRPGGILPLLDIFRAWHNLCYQDKQGLTAAQRLGVAEQPLTLKQLLS